One window of the Anolis carolinensis isolate JA03-04 unplaced genomic scaffold, rAnoCar3.1.pri scaffold_17, whole genome shotgun sequence genome contains the following:
- the LOC107983719 gene encoding putative uncharacterized transposon-derived protein F52C9.6 isoform X3, with translation MAAVVVASPQAWSLLVRREGGGWRRERRLRERERGIPAKQLNVKKTKIMATTPIDNWQIEGENVEAVTDFIFLSTKITADADSSKEIRRRLLLGRRAMTNLDKIVKSRDITLATKVRIVKTMVFPIVTYGCESWTIRRAERRKRDAFELWCWRKILRVLWTTRRSNRSILQEIMPGCSVEGRILEAKLKYFGHIMRRQESLEKITMLGKMEGKRRRGRPRARWMYGILEGTGLTLKELGAVTADRELWPGLVHEVTKSRRRLND, from the exons atggCCGCCGTCGTCGTCGCCTCGCCTCAGGCCTGGTCTCTCcttgtgaggcgggaaggcggcggatggcgCAGAGAAcggagactgagagagagagagagag GCATCCCTGCTAaacagttaaacgtcaagaaaaccaagatcatggcaactacacctattgataactggcaaatagagggagaaaacgtggaggcagtgacagactttatatttctaagcacgaagatcactgcagatgcagacagcagcaaggaaatcagaagacgtctacttcttgggaggagagcaatgaccaacctggacaaaatagtgaagagcagagacatcacactggccacgaaggtccgcatagtcaaaacaatggtattccccatagtaacctatggatgcgagagctggaccataaggagggctgagcgaaggaagagagacgcttttgaactctggtgctggaggaaaatcctgagagtgctttggaccacaagaagatccaaccgttccatcctccaggaaataatgcctggctgctcagtggagggaaggatattagaggcaaagttgaagtattttggccacatcatgaggagacaggaaagcttggaaaagatcacgatgctggggaaaatggaaggaaaaaggaggagaggccgaccaagggcaagatggatgtacggtatccttgaagggactggcttgactttgaaggaactgggggcagtgacggccgacagggagctctggcctggacttgtccatgaggtcacgaagagtcggagacgactaaacgactga